A single Drosophila miranda strain MSH22 chromosome XR, D.miranda_PacBio2.1, whole genome shotgun sequence DNA region contains:
- the LOC117186381 gene encoding solute carrier family 25 member 46 isoform X2, with product MGRYLVQVCSKAWTIRRSDAKKKADNINADQDATTKIRYINSELELTLPLKKQKDLDKYMNNQEDDTSLRKFLVFGVQWISLVTENLLSHPFIVLRRQCQVYNASKRFHLHPFTLLPSIVHLHRRQGLTTLWKGLGSCLLVRGLSLAVDDAISKLTSWPKDVNSQTTLKRFGQHVLLKCISVGLVVPFHAASLVETVQSDIASEKPGLFDVFREGSLRLFFWSYPQRGRMLPAWALIGPSASLGVTKYLFNLVIRGVASRIMLRRQSLVQENCDSTFCADPLEQQNSEIYGNLIATLTTELIFFPFETILHRLQLQGTRTIIDNLDNGYAVVPILTNYQGAVDCYRTTIISEGFAGLYKGFGAMILQFSVHIAVIKMAQWIVTKITEVISNRPPPCIVQYYNLECVAGKSSSTTISSSISSTELDVHSVGQNSLK from the exons ATGGGTCGTTACCTCGTCCAGGTTTGTAGCAAAGCGTGGACAATTAGAAGATCAGATGCAAAGAAAAAAGCAG ATAACATAAACGCAGATCAAGATGCCACTACTAAAATTCGATATATCAATTCAGAGCTCGAATTAACATTGCCACTAAAGAAACAGAAGGATCTTGACAAATACATGAATAACCAAGAGGATG ACACATCATTGCGGAAGTTCCTCGTCTTTGGAGTTCAATGGATTTCACTGGTCACAGAAAACCTCCTGAGCCATCCATTTATTGTATTACGTCGGCAGTGCCAGGTTTATAATGCTTCGAAGCGTTTTCACTTACATCCGTTTACGCTACTGCCAAGCATTGTTCATTTGCACAGGCGGCAGGGGTTAACGACGCTTTGGAAGGGCCTTGGAAGCTGTCTCCTGGTGCGAGGCTTGAGCTTAGCCGTGGACGATGCTATCTCAAAGCTTACTAGTTGGCCCAAAGACGTAAATAGTCAGACAACGCTTAAGCGCTTTGGCCAACATGTTCTCCTTAAGTG catAAGCGTAGGACTGGTTGTTCCTTTCCATGCCGCCTCTCTGGTGGAGACTGTGCAAAGCGATATAGCGAGCGAAAAGCCTGGACTTTTTGATGTGTTTCGTGAGGGCAGTCTTCGACTTTTCTTCTGGAGTTATCCGCAAAGGGGTAGAATGCTCCCTGCTTGGGCGTTGATTGGGCCTAGTGCTTCGTTGGGCGTCACAAAGTATTTATTCAATTTAGTAATACGTGGCGTGGCCTCACGCATAATGCTCCGCCGACAATCGCTTGTGCAAGAAAATTGTGACTCAACATTTTGCGCTGACCCGCTTGAGCAGCAAAATTCGGAGATTTATGGAAATCTTATCGCCACGCTTACTACCGAATTAATATTCTTTCCCTTTGAAACGATTTTACATAGACTTCAGCTACAAGGCACGCGTACTATAATCGACAACTTGGACAATGGCTACGCAGTGGTTCCCATTCTGACAAACTACCAAGGGGCTGTCGACTGCTATCGAACAACTATCATTTCGGAAGGATTTGCCGGACTTTACAAGGGCTTTGGGGCTATGATCCTGCAATTTTCCGTACACATTGCAGTAATAAAGATGGCCCAATGGATTGTCACCAAAATCACAGAAGTGATCTCAAATCGACCACCACCATGCATTGTACAGTATTACAATCTTGAATGTGTTGCTGGAAAGTCCAGTTCAACGACCATATCGTCAAGTATTTCAAGTACTGAGTTAGACGTGCACAGTGTAGGACAGAATTCTTTAAAGTAG
- the LOC117186381 gene encoding solute carrier family 25 member 46 isoform X4 — translation MNNQEDDTSLRKFLVFGVQWISLVTENLLSHPFIVLRRQCQVYNASKRFHLHPFTLLPSIVHLHRRQGLTTLWKGLGSCLLVRGLSLAVDDAISKLTSWPKDVNSQTTLKRFGQHVLLKCISVGLVVPFHAASLVETVQSDIASEKPGLFDVFREGSLRLFFWSYPQRGRMLPAWALIGPSASLGVTKYLFNLVIRGVASRIMLRRQSLVQENCDSTFCADPLEQQNSEIYGNLIATLTTELIFFPFETILHRLQLQGTRTIIDNLDNGYAVVPILTNYQGAVDCYRTTIISEGFAGLYKGFGAMILQFSVHIAVIKMAQWIVTKITEVISNRPPPCIVQYYNLECVAGKSSSTTISSSISSTELDVHSVGQNSLK, via the exons ATGAATAACCAAGAGGATG ACACATCATTGCGGAAGTTCCTCGTCTTTGGAGTTCAATGGATTTCACTGGTCACAGAAAACCTCCTGAGCCATCCATTTATTGTATTACGTCGGCAGTGCCAGGTTTATAATGCTTCGAAGCGTTTTCACTTACATCCGTTTACGCTACTGCCAAGCATTGTTCATTTGCACAGGCGGCAGGGGTTAACGACGCTTTGGAAGGGCCTTGGAAGCTGTCTCCTGGTGCGAGGCTTGAGCTTAGCCGTGGACGATGCTATCTCAAAGCTTACTAGTTGGCCCAAAGACGTAAATAGTCAGACAACGCTTAAGCGCTTTGGCCAACATGTTCTCCTTAAGTG catAAGCGTAGGACTGGTTGTTCCTTTCCATGCCGCCTCTCTGGTGGAGACTGTGCAAAGCGATATAGCGAGCGAAAAGCCTGGACTTTTTGATGTGTTTCGTGAGGGCAGTCTTCGACTTTTCTTCTGGAGTTATCCGCAAAGGGGTAGAATGCTCCCTGCTTGGGCGTTGATTGGGCCTAGTGCTTCGTTGGGCGTCACAAAGTATTTATTCAATTTAGTAATACGTGGCGTGGCCTCACGCATAATGCTCCGCCGACAATCGCTTGTGCAAGAAAATTGTGACTCAACATTTTGCGCTGACCCGCTTGAGCAGCAAAATTCGGAGATTTATGGAAATCTTATCGCCACGCTTACTACCGAATTAATATTCTTTCCCTTTGAAACGATTTTACATAGACTTCAGCTACAAGGCACGCGTACTATAATCGACAACTTGGACAATGGCTACGCAGTGGTTCCCATTCTGACAAACTACCAAGGGGCTGTCGACTGCTATCGAACAACTATCATTTCGGAAGGATTTGCCGGACTTTACAAGGGCTTTGGGGCTATGATCCTGCAATTTTCCGTACACATTGCAGTAATAAAGATGGCCCAATGGATTGTCACCAAAATCACAGAAGTGATCTCAAATCGACCACCACCATGCATTGTACAGTATTACAATCTTGAATGTGTTGCTGGAAAGTCCAGTTCAACGACCATATCGTCAAGTATTTCAAGTACTGAGTTAGACGTGCACAGTGTAGGACAGAATTCTTTAAAGTAG
- the LOC117186381 gene encoding solute carrier family 25 member 46 isoform X3 yields the protein MGRYLVQSIVDNINADQDATTKIRYINSELELTLPLKKQKDLDKYMNNQEDDTSLRKFLVFGVQWISLVTENLLSHPFIVLRRQCQVYNASKRFHLHPFTLLPSIVHLHRRQGLTTLWKGLGSCLLVRGLSLAVDDAISKLTSWPKDVNSQTTLKRFGQHVLLKCISVGLVVPFHAASLVETVQSDIASEKPGLFDVFREGSLRLFFWSYPQRGRMLPAWALIGPSASLGVTKYLFNLVIRGVASRIMLRRQSLVQENCDSTFCADPLEQQNSEIYGNLIATLTTELIFFPFETILHRLQLQGTRTIIDNLDNGYAVVPILTNYQGAVDCYRTTIISEGFAGLYKGFGAMILQFSVHIAVIKMAQWIVTKITEVISNRPPPCIVQYYNLECVAGKSSSTTISSSISSTELDVHSVGQNSLK from the exons ATGGGTCGTTACCTCGTCCAG TCCATTGTAGATAACATAAACGCAGATCAAGATGCCACTACTAAAATTCGATATATCAATTCAGAGCTCGAATTAACATTGCCACTAAAGAAACAGAAGGATCTTGACAAATACATGAATAACCAAGAGGATG ACACATCATTGCGGAAGTTCCTCGTCTTTGGAGTTCAATGGATTTCACTGGTCACAGAAAACCTCCTGAGCCATCCATTTATTGTATTACGTCGGCAGTGCCAGGTTTATAATGCTTCGAAGCGTTTTCACTTACATCCGTTTACGCTACTGCCAAGCATTGTTCATTTGCACAGGCGGCAGGGGTTAACGACGCTTTGGAAGGGCCTTGGAAGCTGTCTCCTGGTGCGAGGCTTGAGCTTAGCCGTGGACGATGCTATCTCAAAGCTTACTAGTTGGCCCAAAGACGTAAATAGTCAGACAACGCTTAAGCGCTTTGGCCAACATGTTCTCCTTAAGTG catAAGCGTAGGACTGGTTGTTCCTTTCCATGCCGCCTCTCTGGTGGAGACTGTGCAAAGCGATATAGCGAGCGAAAAGCCTGGACTTTTTGATGTGTTTCGTGAGGGCAGTCTTCGACTTTTCTTCTGGAGTTATCCGCAAAGGGGTAGAATGCTCCCTGCTTGGGCGTTGATTGGGCCTAGTGCTTCGTTGGGCGTCACAAAGTATTTATTCAATTTAGTAATACGTGGCGTGGCCTCACGCATAATGCTCCGCCGACAATCGCTTGTGCAAGAAAATTGTGACTCAACATTTTGCGCTGACCCGCTTGAGCAGCAAAATTCGGAGATTTATGGAAATCTTATCGCCACGCTTACTACCGAATTAATATTCTTTCCCTTTGAAACGATTTTACATAGACTTCAGCTACAAGGCACGCGTACTATAATCGACAACTTGGACAATGGCTACGCAGTGGTTCCCATTCTGACAAACTACCAAGGGGCTGTCGACTGCTATCGAACAACTATCATTTCGGAAGGATTTGCCGGACTTTACAAGGGCTTTGGGGCTATGATCCTGCAATTTTCCGTACACATTGCAGTAATAAAGATGGCCCAATGGATTGTCACCAAAATCACAGAAGTGATCTCAAATCGACCACCACCATGCATTGTACAGTATTACAATCTTGAATGTGTTGCTGGAAAGTCCAGTTCAACGACCATATCGTCAAGTATTTCAAGTACTGAGTTAGACGTGCACAGTGTAGGACAGAATTCTTTAAAGTAG
- the LOC117186381 gene encoding solute carrier family 25 member 46 isoform X1, translating into MSGINSYSTFVAKRGQLEDQMQRKKQSIVDNINADQDATTKIRYINSELELTLPLKKQKDLDKYMNNQEDDTSLRKFLVFGVQWISLVTENLLSHPFIVLRRQCQVYNASKRFHLHPFTLLPSIVHLHRRQGLTTLWKGLGSCLLVRGLSLAVDDAISKLTSWPKDVNSQTTLKRFGQHVLLKCISVGLVVPFHAASLVETVQSDIASEKPGLFDVFREGSLRLFFWSYPQRGRMLPAWALIGPSASLGVTKYLFNLVIRGVASRIMLRRQSLVQENCDSTFCADPLEQQNSEIYGNLIATLTTELIFFPFETILHRLQLQGTRTIIDNLDNGYAVVPILTNYQGAVDCYRTTIISEGFAGLYKGFGAMILQFSVHIAVIKMAQWIVTKITEVISNRPPPCIVQYYNLECVAGKSSSTTISSSISSTELDVHSVGQNSLK; encoded by the exons ATGTCAGGCATAAATAGTTATTCCAC GTTTGTAGCAAAGCGTGGACAATTAGAAGATCAGATGCAAAGAAAAAAGCAG TCCATTGTAGATAACATAAACGCAGATCAAGATGCCACTACTAAAATTCGATATATCAATTCAGAGCTCGAATTAACATTGCCACTAAAGAAACAGAAGGATCTTGACAAATACATGAATAACCAAGAGGATG ACACATCATTGCGGAAGTTCCTCGTCTTTGGAGTTCAATGGATTTCACTGGTCACAGAAAACCTCCTGAGCCATCCATTTATTGTATTACGTCGGCAGTGCCAGGTTTATAATGCTTCGAAGCGTTTTCACTTACATCCGTTTACGCTACTGCCAAGCATTGTTCATTTGCACAGGCGGCAGGGGTTAACGACGCTTTGGAAGGGCCTTGGAAGCTGTCTCCTGGTGCGAGGCTTGAGCTTAGCCGTGGACGATGCTATCTCAAAGCTTACTAGTTGGCCCAAAGACGTAAATAGTCAGACAACGCTTAAGCGCTTTGGCCAACATGTTCTCCTTAAGTG catAAGCGTAGGACTGGTTGTTCCTTTCCATGCCGCCTCTCTGGTGGAGACTGTGCAAAGCGATATAGCGAGCGAAAAGCCTGGACTTTTTGATGTGTTTCGTGAGGGCAGTCTTCGACTTTTCTTCTGGAGTTATCCGCAAAGGGGTAGAATGCTCCCTGCTTGGGCGTTGATTGGGCCTAGTGCTTCGTTGGGCGTCACAAAGTATTTATTCAATTTAGTAATACGTGGCGTGGCCTCACGCATAATGCTCCGCCGACAATCGCTTGTGCAAGAAAATTGTGACTCAACATTTTGCGCTGACCCGCTTGAGCAGCAAAATTCGGAGATTTATGGAAATCTTATCGCCACGCTTACTACCGAATTAATATTCTTTCCCTTTGAAACGATTTTACATAGACTTCAGCTACAAGGCACGCGTACTATAATCGACAACTTGGACAATGGCTACGCAGTGGTTCCCATTCTGACAAACTACCAAGGGGCTGTCGACTGCTATCGAACAACTATCATTTCGGAAGGATTTGCCGGACTTTACAAGGGCTTTGGGGCTATGATCCTGCAATTTTCCGTACACATTGCAGTAATAAAGATGGCCCAATGGATTGTCACCAAAATCACAGAAGTGATCTCAAATCGACCACCACCATGCATTGTACAGTATTACAATCTTGAATGTGTTGCTGGAAAGTCCAGTTCAACGACCATATCGTCAAGTATTTCAAGTACTGAGTTAGACGTGCACAGTGTAGGACAGAATTCTTTAAAGTAG